A portion of the Hydractinia symbiolongicarpus strain clone_291-10 chromosome 10, HSymV2.1, whole genome shotgun sequence genome contains these proteins:
- the LOC130612534 gene encoding hexosaminidase D-like, with the protein MDAENIDEKIEETAAVTHRIVHIDLKGAPPKISYLLKLIPLFRQWGATGILIEYEDMFPFRESLSMLSKPYAYTTDDLRSLQEVTKAEGMVYVPLLQSFGHVEFILKHQEFRYLREATMNPMSLCPTHKDSLPLIEKIVDQYMQEHNDLEYLHIGGDEVFCLGLCKECLETQQSNAKLFLSHMMPLIKVIEAKYPAIKIIIWDDMFREFSVPDLEMLGPTVIPMVWSYVDDLTNQFPSNMWGRYGDVFDEIWIASSFKGSSGPVCDMVPIQHHVNNHLSWLSLIESLDSNIKNKIKGLAVTGWSRYDHFATLCEILPIALPCLALCLQIFKEKRFTKQLHENVSKQIGYLSLIPFNNINTRYDITCGNFPGSELVIYMSQLELVKHQIMAAQERLDGWIDSWHVDVVKKINYGHLEYISSLLNRSISSYEAIRSPLLECLSYHFYEETIQEFVKVKVDSKLKKAMDLLTKVQSVESVCCSQ; encoded by the coding sequence ATGGATGCAGAAAATATAGatgaaaaaattgaagaaacaGCAGCAGTAACACATCGGATTGTGCACATAGATTTAAAAGGTGCACCACCAAAAATAAGTTACCTGCTGAAATTGATACCGCTATTTCGACAATGGGGTGCTACTGGCATACTAATAGAATATGAAGATATGTTTCCATTCCGTGAGTCCTTATCGATGCTTTCTAAGCCTTACGCTTATACAACTGATGATTTGAGATCACTACAGGAAGTGACCAAAGCAGAAGGGATGGTGTATGTACCTTTATTGCAATCGTTTGGCCATGTGGAATTTATCTTGAAGCACCAGGAATTTCGATATTTACGTGAGGCAACTATGAATCCAATGTCACTTTGTCCCACACATAAAGATTCTTTGCcattaattgaaaaaattgttgatCAATACATGCAGGAACACAATGACTTGGAATATTTACATATAGGTGGGGATGAAGTATTCTGTTTGGGGCTCTGTAAAGAATGCTTGGAAACTCAACAATCAAATGCAAAACTGTTTTTGAGCCACATGATGCCATTAATAAAAGTGATTGAGGCAAAGTACCctgcaataaaaataattatttgggaTGATATGTTTCGCGAATTTTCTGTACCAGACTTAGAAATGTTAGGACCTACCGTTATTCCAATGGTTTGGTCTTATGTTGATGACTTGACCAACCAATTTCCATCAAACATGTGGGGTCGCTACGGTGATGTTTTTGATGAAATATGGATTGCTAGCTCATTCAAAGGCTCATCTGGGCCTGTGTGTGATATGGTTCCCATACAACATCATGTTAACAACCATCTATCATGGTTATCTTTAATTGAAAGCTTAGACTcgaacattaaaaacaaaattaaaggcCTTGCAGTCACTGGCTGGTCCCGTTATGATCATTTTGCTACCTTATGTGAAATTCTTCCTATTGCTCTTCCCTGTCTTGCATTGTGTTTGcagatttttaaagaaaagcgTTTTACAAAACAACTGCACGAAAATGTGTCTAAACAAATCGGGTATTTAAGTCTAATCCCATTCAATAATATAAACACTCGTTATGACATTACTTGTGGTAATTTTCCAGGGTCTGAACTGGTTATTTACATGTCTCAGCTAGAACTTGTGAAGCATCAAATCATGGCAGCTCAGGAGCGTCTTGATGGGTGGATTGATTCATGGCATGTTGATGTAGTTAAAAAGATAAATTATGGACATTTGGAGTACATATCCTCTCTTCTCAACCGATCAATAAGCAGTTATGAAGCAATTCGAAGTCCCTTGCTTGAATGCTTATCATATCATTTTTATGAAGAAACCATTCAGGAATTTGTCAAAGTTAAAGTGgattctaaattaaaaaaagcaatgGATCTCTTAACAAAAGTTCAGTCTGTCGAAAGTGTATGTTGTAGTCAATAG